A segment of the Verrucomicrobiota bacterium genome:
CAGCCACAGCACCATGGAGCCGATCATCGAGAAGCGGTTCGAGGTGGCGTCGCCGGGGATTTCTTTGCCCAGATGCGCCTCGCGGGTCAACGCCACCGCCAGGCCCAGGCCGAAATAGGCCCCGAACGCGTGAATGATGATCGAGCCGGCGGAATCCACAAACCCCTTGGTCACTCCCAATCCGCCATCCAGCACCAGCCACTCATTGAGCATGTACAGCGGCACCATGATCAGCGCCAGCAACCCGTATTGCGGCAGCCGGATTCGGCCCAGCACCGCGCCCGTGGAGATTAGCGCCGAGGCCACGGCAAACTCGGCCAGCAGCAATCCCTTGATGCTATGCGCCGGCACCGCTTCGGCGGTGAGAATCCCCCGCGCGCGCAGGAGGAAATACACCGGCAACCCGACGGCGACCACGAGGTAGGTGCCAGTCGTGGCGCTGTAGCCATAGCGTTGGACGAACACCATCAGGAACCCGAAGCCGACCAGCAGCATGGCCAGGATATGAATCGCGAAATTATATTGCTGCACGTCGCGCAATGCGGCGGCGGCCCCGCCCGGTGCTACCGACTCGGCGAACACTGCTGCCGGGGTGAATAACAACCCGCCCAGAAGGACTTTGCTGATGGACATATTTTTTGACATGCGTATGGCTTTCTTTAAACGGCGTATTTACTTCAGCCACTTTTAATTATTGAATTCGGCGAGTCAAGCCTTGGGTATATTTATCCACAGTTCCGAATCAGCCCTTGTTTCCCCTTGGCGCGCCGCCGGGGCGGTGAGGGGGTATGAAGCTCTGGGAATTTCCCCACCGGCAA
Coding sequences within it:
- a CDS encoding ammonium transporter produces the protein MSKNMSISKVLLGGLLFTPAAVFAESVAPGGAAAALRDVQQYNFAIHILAMLLVGFGFLMVFVQRYGYSATTGTYLVVAVGLPVYFLLRARGILTAEAVPAHSIKGLLLAEFAVASALISTGAVLGRIRLPQYGLLALIMVPLYMLNEWLVLDGGLGVTKGFVDSAGSIIIHAFGAYFGLGLAVALTREAHLGKEIPGDATSNRFSMIGSMVLWLFWPSFCCAVVPPEQVAATAVNTILALCGATLSTCIFSAYFNQRKVMIGDIANAALAGGVSIGAVCNVVSSSTALLIGAVAGALCVFGYAVVQGKIKNACKIVDTCGVHNLHGMPGLFGGLAAIAVVPGIAKAQLIGIAVTLGLALVGGLIAGYLIRATGTKHNIYEDHEEFIQTEQKGTVIED